A genomic segment from Antedon mediterranea chromosome 6, ecAntMedi1.1, whole genome shotgun sequence encodes:
- the LOC140051499 gene encoding uncharacterized protein, protein MADKQTKQVRVMLWMIPRTLSTVILKCMSQLENVKIISEPYTCAMMLGPERIVNLQDDTQESLDNTMKTAADIDLDMGLDHNLFTFKWVKETLLEGEYPDKDVIFCKDMSQPVSANHALVPKGYRHTFVIRHPLKLYKSWNNMFASIGKADGNLDEVLLSYSKGYSYGEHLELYEYLISSGIEPEPIIIDSDDLQSNPEGVLKKFCQTLGIKYTDKLLSWDAGDDIVKTWAASKLQLQGNKVMKVYQNAFDSTGFKPPGPLPQRSDLPDAVLRCVDATMPIYQQMYEKRLRP, encoded by the coding sequence ATGGCTGACAAACAAACCAAACAAGTACGTGTGATGCTATGGATGATTCCACGAACTCTTTCGACGGTAATTCTGAAATGTATGAGCCAACTGGAAAACGTAAAGATTATCTCCGAACCATACACATGCGCCATGATGCTAGGCCCAGAACGTATTGTAAACTTACAGGATGATACGCAAGAATCTCTGGATAACACGATGAAAACGGCAGCAGATATCGACCTGGACATGGGGCTTGATCACAACCTGTTTACCTTTAAATGGGTAAAAGAGACTTTGCTTGAAGGAGAGTATCCAGATAAAGACGTTATCTTCTGTAAGGATATGTCTCAACCGGTCTCGGCAAACCATGCTCTCGTTCCCAAGGGATACCGCCATACGTTCGTGATCCGACATCCGCTAAAACTGTACAAATCTTGGAATAACATGTTTGCAAGCATCGGGAAGGCAGACGGTAACCTGGACGAAGTTCTCCTGTCATATTCCAAGGGTTACTCTTACGGAGAACACTTGGAGTTGTATGAGTATTTGATATCGAGTGGGATTGAACCGGAACCAATTATTATCGATTCAGACGACCTCCAATCAAATCCTGAAGGGGTGCTGAAAAAGTTCTGCCAAACTCTGGGGATTAAGTACACTGATAAGCTGCTCTCCTGGGATGCCGGTGACGATATTGTCAAGACCTGGGCCGCGTCCAAGCTTCAGCTGCAGGGTAACAAAGTGATGAAGGTATATCAGAATGCCTTTGATAGTACTGGGTTCAAACCACCCGGACCACTCCCTCAACGATCAGACCTACCAGATGCAGTTTTGAGATGTGTGGACGCAACAATGCCGATATATCAACAAATGTACGAAAAACGCCTAAGACCATAA
- the LOC140052068 gene encoding mitochondrial import inner membrane translocase subunit Tim23-like: protein MMDQRGSGLFGGYSYGDPTLNVPVTSGGGSTISPYLNLDPRYLNTGDAEFIVPTGQSRVRGRFELAFSQIGGSVMSGALYGGINGLRVARSQTAELSGKVRMSQMLTLVTKQGASAANAVGVVAVMYSILGLGISWGRGTEDEINTISAATATGLLYKSSAGLKTMAKGGAVGLGLSTLWCLYHNKDKILNSQTNY, encoded by the exons ATGATGGATCAAAGAGGTTCAGGGCTATTCGGGGGATACTCGTATGGTGATCCAACTCTAAATGTTCCAG TGACATCAGGAGGTGGTAGTACTATTTCTCCATATCTTAACCTAGATCCTAGATACCTAAATACA GGAGATGCAGAATTTATTGTTCCGACAGGTCAGTCAAGAGTAAGAGGTCGTTTTGAGCTAGCATTTTCACAAATTGGTGGATCTGTAATGTCAG GTGCACTTTATGGAGGGATTAATGGTTTACGAGTGGCAAGAAGTCAAACAGCAGAACTCTCAGGAAAAGTTAGAATGTCTCA AATGTTAACGTTAGTAACTAAGCAAGGAGCCTCAGCAGCTAATGCTGTTGGTGTAGTTG CTGTTATGTATAGTATATTAGGTCTTGGTATTTCATGGGGACGGGGCACTGAAGATGAAATCAATACGATATCTGCTGCAACAGCCACAGGGCTACTATACAAATCATCAG CTGGACTGAAGACAATGGCAAAGGGTGGAGCAGTTGGCTTAGGTCTTTCAACATTATGGTGTTTGTATCACAATAAGGACAAAATTCTAAACTCGCAGACAAATTATTGA
- the LOC140051244 gene encoding uncharacterized protein: MASNEVEPVRVMVWMVPRTLSTVFLKSMSNLDRVKIISEPFTCASAFGPERLLKGAAEGFVDTVSDISSKAEMDMGLDHNLYTYKWVKESLLEGTYPGKVAVVCKDTAMSIPRDKYNMIPRGYRHAFMIRHPNKLFKSWNKMFAAMMPHLGEGFLFSEMLKASGAEGYGFKELFDLYEYVKKSGLERNPIIIDSDDLLMDPEGILRKFCKSSGLQYTDKLLKFEAGDGVVKQWAASKVQLQANKAVYGVYQAAFDSTCFKKPTNMDPPPRSEFSEDLLECIDVSMPYYEKLYADRLTV; encoded by the coding sequence ATGGCGTCAAACGAAGTAGAACCTGTGCGAGTGATGGTTTGGATGGTTCCTCGAACACTATCCACTGTCTTCCTCAAATCGATGAGCAATCTGGATCGGGTCAAGATCATATCTGAGCCGTTCACGTGTGCATCTGCTTTTGGTCCAGAACGACTTTTGAAGGGTGCTGCAGAAGGCTTTGTGGATACTGTATCTGATATTAGTTCAAAAGCCGAAATGGACATGGGTCTGGATCACAATCTTTACACTTACAAGTGGGTCAAAGAGTCGCTCTTGGAAGGAACATATCCCGGCAAAGTGGCCGTAGTATGTAAAGATACAGCAATGAGCATTCCAAGAGATAAATACAATATGATCCCACGTGGATATAGACATGCCTTCATGATACGACATCCAAACAAACTTTTCAAATCTTGGAACAAGATGTTTGCAGCAATGATGCCGCACCTTGGGGAGGGTTTCTTATTCTCTGAAATGTTAAAAGCATCTGGGGCAGAAGGGTATGGCTTCAAAGAGCTGTTTGATCTTTACGAATATGTGAAGAAGAGTGGTCTAGAAAGGAACCCAATCATTATCGATTCTGATGACTTGCTTATGGACCCAGAAGGGATTCTTCGAAAATTCTGCAAGAGTTCAGGTCTTCAGTATACAGATAAGCTATTGAAATTCGAAGCTGGTGATGGGGTCGTGAAGCAATGGGCAGCGTCGAAGGTTCAGCTGCAAGCCAACAAGGCCGTATACGGTGTTTACCAGGCTGCATTTGATAGTACGTGCTTCAAGAAGCCTACTAACATGGATCCTCCTCCACGATCTGAGTTCTCCGAAGATTTGCTTGAGTGTATTGATGTGTCGATGCCATATTATGAAAAGCTGTATGCCGATCGATTAACGGTGTAA
- the LOC140052067 gene encoding transcription factor A, mitochondrial-like isoform X2, whose amino-acid sequence MWLLQDIFCRSPAVLLQFMGTGGAVPPKRPGNSFIQFCKETRPDIMEQNPDIPLQEIAKKLGDLWRELPEEEKHTYTQQAKDLEEQFQLEQKDFKSSLTESELEEMKVEKKHKRQQKARRREKALLKRLEKPKQPRSAFIYYVISRAPEMHEFKTDTMTKFSQDWKTLTEEEKDVFREKANADTERYKEEIEEWEERMIMEGYPEVVRKSTQIKWMKKNAEDAEKVE is encoded by the exons ATCTCCAGCAGTACTATTGCAGTTTATGGGCACAGGAGGAGCAGTGCCACCTAAAAGGCCAGGCAACAGTTTTATTCAGTTTTGTAAGGAAACCAGGCCAGACATAATGGAACAAAATCCAG atatacCATTGCAAGAAATTGCCAAAAAATTAGGTGATTTATGGCGAGAACTTCCAGAGGAAGAAAAACAT ACGTACACACAACAAGCAAAGGATTTAGAGGAACAATTTCAATTAGAGcaaaaagattttaaatcgtcgtTAACAGAGAGTGAATTGGAGGAAATGaaagtagaaaaaaaacataaacgtCAACAAAAGGCAAGACGTAGAGAAAAGGCT cttttaaaaagattagaaaaaccaaaacagCCAAGATCAGcattcatatattatgtaattaGCAGAGCGCCAGAGATGCATGAGTTCAAAACG GATACAATGACTAAATTCAGCCAAGATTGGAAAACCTTGACAGAAGAAGAAAAGGAT GTGTTTCGAGAAAAAGCAAACGCTGATACAGAAAGATACAAAGAAGAAATTGAGGAGTGGGAGGAACGTATGATTATGGAAGGATATCCCGAGGTTGTCAGAAAAAGCACACAGATAAAGTGGATGAAGAAAAATGCAGAAGATGCCGAAAaagtagaataa
- the LOC140051245 gene encoding uncharacterized protein, whose amino-acid sequence MSDNQVRVMLWMVPRSLAMPVVRSMSKLDNVEIINEPFACAASLGPERSSTWNDEAINILDKSMASVADAGQDHKKYTFSWVKESLLEAPHEGKDVVFVKDTSVSLVGKLDCAPKGYRHTFIIRHPNKVYKSWKALLVKLLTEDVAKMGMDAMLKLSGAEGYGFEEHYKLYEHVKSMGLDSEPVIIDADDLQTNPEATLRKYCEAIGVKFSDSMMSWEADQCAADDWSMSQLQLAGHKMVGTYKEAFDSVGFKKSDNMDPPPRSELSDDLLTCIDHAMPFYEKMLAKKL is encoded by the coding sequence ATGTCCGATAACCAAGTACGTGTCATGCTGTGGATGGTTCCACGTAGTCTAGCAATGCCGGTTGTGCGGTCCATGTCAAAACTTGATAATGTCGAAATTATTAACGAACCATTCGCCTGCGCTGCATCTCTAGGCCCGGAAAGATCGAGCACTTGGAATGACGAAGCCATCAATATTCTAGATAAATCCATGGCGTCGGTTGCTGACGCTGGTCAGGATCACAAAAAGTATACTTTTAGTTGGGTAAAGGAGTCTCTTCTAGAAGCTCCTCATGAAGGAAAAGATGTAGTGTTCGTTAAAGACACCTCGGTTTCTCTAGTAGGAAAATTGGACTGTGCCCCCAAAGGATATCGCCATACATTTATAATACGTCACCCTAACAAGGTCTACAAATCATGGAAAGCGTTACTAGTAAAATTGTTGACGGAAGATGTTGCCAAAATGGGAATGGACGCCATGTTAAAACTGTCTGGAGCGGAAGGTTATGGATTCGAGGAACATTATAAGTTATACGAACATGTAAAATCGATGGGACTGGATTCTGAACCAGTAATCATTGACGCAGATGATCTGCAAACCAATCCAGAGGCTACTCTTCGGAAGTACTGCGAGGCTATCGGTGTCAAATTCTCAGATAGTATGATGTCATGGGAAGCTGACCAATGTGCGGCAGATGATTGGTCGATGTCTCAACTCCAACTGGCGGGGCACAAGATGGTAGGAACGTACAAAGAAGCGTTCGATAGTGTAGGTTTCAAGAAGTCAGACAATATGGATCCTCCGCCACGGTCCGAGCTTTCAGATGATCTTTTAACATGCATTGATCACGCAATGCCGTTTTATGAGAAAATGCTTGCGAAAAAACTATAG